In a single window of the Olivibacter sp. SDN3 genome:
- the gyrA gene encoding DNA gyrase subunit A: MADETENDDNLVPANDRIIPISIEEEMKSAYIDYSMSVIVSRALPDVRDGLKPVHRRVLYGMLDLGVTSGKPYKKSARIVGDVLGKYHPHGDSSVYDTMVRMAQDWSLRYPLVDGQGNFGSIDGDSPAAMRYTEARLKKIAEEMLADINKDTIDYQLNFDDSLQEPTVLPTKIPNLLVNGASGIAVGMATNMAPHNLSEVIDGTVAYIDNRDIEVSELMQYVKAPDFPTGGVIYGYSGVQDAFETGRGRVVMRARAEIEVSKNDKETIVVTEIPYQVNKADMIKRTADLVNEKKIEGISAIRDESDREGMRIVYDIKRDANASIVLNNLFKYTALQTSFSVNNIALVHGRPMLLNLKDMIHYFVEHRHEVIIRRTKFELAEAEKRAHILEGLLIALDHLDEVIQLIRSSDTPEDARVGLMEKFGLSDVQARAILDMTLRRLTGLERDKIKEEYAELMKTIDYLKSVLADEALRMKIIKDELLEVREKYGDDRRSEIVHSAEDMRMEDFIDDEEIVITISHEGYVKRTPLTEYRIQARGGKGSLGSNTKEEDFTEHIITASSHNYMLFFTEAGRCFWLRAFEIPEGTRTSRGRAIQNIINIPKEEKIKAYIRVKNLKDQEYLENNFIIMCTKRGTIKKTSLEAYSRPRANGINAININDGDQLLEACLTNGDSEIVMALRSGRAIRFNESTVRPMGRTATGVRGVTLASAEDEVVGMISVNNKEVTVLVVSEKGYGKRTDIDDYRVTNRGGKGVKTLNVTEKTGQLVAIKDVSDNEDLMIINKSGIVIRIAVSQLRVMGRATQGVRLINLKGNDQIASVTKVDHDEEEIEENTDIVVNVSPVTDEDGNAENGEAENNEQED, from the coding sequence ATGGCTGACGAAACAGAAAATGACGATAATTTGGTGCCGGCTAATGACCGGATCATCCCTATTAGTATAGAAGAGGAAATGAAATCCGCCTACATTGATTATTCAATGTCGGTAATCGTTTCAAGAGCCTTGCCAGATGTGCGAGACGGATTAAAACCTGTACATCGGAGGGTATTGTATGGCATGTTGGATTTGGGTGTAACCAGTGGTAAACCTTATAAGAAATCAGCGCGTATTGTGGGTGATGTATTAGGGAAATACCACCCCCATGGTGATTCATCTGTTTACGATACTATGGTGCGTATGGCACAAGATTGGAGTTTACGATATCCATTAGTAGACGGACAGGGAAACTTTGGGTCGATCGATGGCGATAGTCCGGCGGCCATGCGTTATACGGAGGCTAGACTGAAGAAGATTGCCGAAGAAATGTTGGCTGATATTAATAAAGACACCATTGATTATCAACTGAATTTTGATGACTCACTTCAGGAACCGACCGTATTACCTACCAAGATACCAAACCTATTGGTAAACGGTGCGTCAGGGATAGCCGTGGGTATGGCCACTAATATGGCTCCGCATAATTTGAGTGAGGTAATTGATGGCACAGTAGCTTATATTGATAATAGAGATATTGAAGTAAGTGAATTGATGCAATATGTCAAGGCTCCTGATTTTCCTACCGGAGGTGTGATTTATGGGTACTCGGGGGTTCAAGATGCTTTTGAAACCGGAAGGGGGCGTGTGGTTATGCGTGCCAGGGCTGAAATCGAAGTCTCTAAAAATGATAAAGAAACCATTGTTGTTACCGAGATTCCATATCAGGTTAATAAGGCAGATATGATTAAACGTACTGCCGATCTGGTGAATGAAAAAAAGATTGAAGGTATCTCTGCCATACGGGATGAATCTGATCGTGAAGGTATGCGTATCGTTTATGACATAAAACGGGATGCAAACGCTTCTATCGTGTTAAATAACCTTTTTAAATATACAGCTTTACAAACATCATTTAGTGTAAATAATATAGCGCTTGTTCATGGCCGACCAATGTTGTTGAATCTGAAAGACATGATTCACTATTTTGTCGAGCATCGCCATGAGGTGATTATTCGCCGTACTAAATTTGAGCTTGCTGAAGCCGAAAAGCGAGCGCATATTCTAGAAGGTTTGTTAATAGCACTTGATCATCTGGATGAAGTTATCCAATTGATACGTTCATCTGATACTCCAGAGGATGCCCGTGTTGGTTTGATGGAGAAGTTTGGTTTGTCTGATGTACAAGCAAGAGCTATTTTGGACATGACGCTTCGGAGGTTGACAGGACTTGAACGCGACAAGATAAAGGAGGAATATGCCGAATTGATGAAAACCATTGATTATTTAAAATCTGTGTTGGCTGACGAGGCGTTGAGAATGAAGATCATCAAAGATGAACTGCTTGAGGTTAGAGAGAAATATGGAGATGACCGCCGTTCGGAGATTGTGCATTCTGCAGAAGATATGCGCATGGAGGATTTTATTGATGATGAAGAGATTGTAATCACTATTTCACATGAGGGTTACGTAAAACGTACCCCCTTAACGGAGTATCGTATACAGGCTAGAGGAGGGAAGGGGTCGTTAGGGTCGAACACTAAAGAAGAGGATTTTACAGAACATATCATTACGGCGTCCTCACATAATTATATGCTTTTCTTCACCGAGGCAGGACGTTGTTTCTGGCTAAGGGCTTTTGAGATACCGGAAGGAACTCGAACATCCAGAGGCCGAGCTATACAAAACATCATTAATATCCCTAAGGAGGAAAAAATCAAAGCATATATCAGGGTGAAAAATTTAAAAGATCAAGAGTATTTGGAGAATAATTTCATCATTATGTGTACAAAAAGGGGCACTATCAAGAAGACTTCATTAGAAGCCTATTCCCGTCCACGCGCTAATGGTATTAATGCAATCAATATTAATGATGGTGACCAGCTGTTGGAAGCTTGCCTGACGAATGGCGATAGTGAGATCGTAATGGCCCTCCGATCAGGTAGAGCAATTCGATTCAATGAATCTACAGTTCGACCGATGGGAAGAACGGCAACAGGAGTACGTGGTGTAACCTTAGCATCTGCAGAAGATGAGGTTGTTGGCATGATTAGTGTTAACAATAAAGAAGTAACAGTGTTGGTTGTTTCTGAAAAGGGGTATGGAAAACGTACAGATATTGACGATTATCGGGTAACTAACAGGGGTGGTAAAGGGGTGAAAACTTTAAATGTTACCGAAAAGACAGGCCAACTTGTTGCTATTAAAGATGTTTCAGATAATGAGGACTTAATGATCATCAATAAGTCCGGTATCGTTATTCGCATTGCTGTTAGCCAATTGAGGGTAATGGGAAGAGCTACCCAAGGAGTTCGCTTAATAAATCTAAAAGGTAACGATCAAATTGCATCTGTCACTAAAGTTGATCACGATGAAGAGGAGATTGAAGAAAATACCGATATTGTAGTCAACGTGTCTCCCGTGACCGATGAGGATGGTAATGCAGAAAACGGAGAAGCTGAAAACAATGAACAAGAAGATTAA
- a CDS encoding lipopolysaccharide assembly protein LapB: MKAIHCTKYIIACATFLLGFGLFDGYAQSNYKEGSNNFARYTKSGDIKYLLEARKFIDQGYIEKRDSASYDNTLLRGLVYSSLAVADSNRTQKYEKDPIDEAEFMLTRLDDDQLNHENGAQIDYLKKRLAAAYLIRANRALTNNNYDEAFNLFTKVDQYGDDINAKHNLALLSDRLDRKDDAIGFYDNFIQDKSQAKPSYILTLSKLHLDKGDDNAAKNVLLKGREFFPTNKDILFELMNLYAVNGAYEAIVALEDQAIALEPENVNLNYLMGFAYEVTGNREKAESYFKKTLELDPDDYNSNYELGLLYLKDFVKDTSDLEKQYVAQEYLLKANEINPNAVNALKSLAVLFDKSGNSVQLERVNNQLNQVNIN, from the coding sequence ATGAAAGCTATTCATTGTACAAAATATATCATAGCCTGTGCGACCTTTCTATTAGGTTTTGGCTTGTTTGACGGTTATGCTCAATCCAATTATAAAGAGGGAAGCAATAACTTTGCCCGGTATACGAAATCAGGCGATATAAAATATCTATTGGAAGCTAGAAAATTTATAGATCAGGGATATATAGAGAAAAGAGATTCAGCTTCGTATGATAATACCTTATTACGCGGGCTCGTATATAGTAGTTTAGCTGTGGCAGACTCAAACAGGACTCAGAAGTATGAAAAGGATCCCATTGATGAAGCGGAATTTATGCTTACACGATTAGACGATGATCAACTCAATCATGAGAATGGTGCTCAGATTGATTATCTTAAAAAACGGTTGGCAGCGGCTTATTTAATCAGAGCTAATAGGGCTTTAACCAATAATAATTACGATGAGGCCTTCAATCTATTTACGAAGGTTGACCAGTATGGCGATGATATCAATGCGAAACATAACCTAGCTTTATTAAGTGATCGTTTAGATAGGAAAGATGACGCTATTGGTTTTTACGATAATTTTATACAGGATAAATCACAAGCTAAACCGAGCTATATTTTGACACTCTCAAAGTTACATCTTGATAAAGGAGACGATAATGCTGCAAAAAATGTGCTTTTAAAAGGACGGGAATTTTTTCCAACTAATAAAGATATTCTGTTTGAACTGATGAATTTATATGCAGTGAATGGCGCTTACGAAGCTATTGTGGCACTAGAAGATCAGGCGATTGCCTTGGAACCTGAAAATGTTAACCTAAATTATTTAATGGGTTTTGCATACGAAGTGACGGGGAACCGTGAGAAAGCTGAAAGCTATTTCAAGAAAACGCTCGAGTTGGACCCTGATGATTACAATAGCAATTATGAGCTTGGTTTACTGTATTTGAAAGACTTTGTGAAAGATACATCAGATCTGGAGAAACAATACGTTGCACAAGAATATCTATTAAAAGCAAACGAAATTAACCCTAATGCTGTTAATGCATTGAAGTCGCTTGCTGTTTTGTTCGACAAATCAGGTAATAGTGTTCAATTAGAGAGAGTAAACAATCAGTTAAATCAAGTTAACATAAATTAA
- a CDS encoding SIS domain-containing protein, producing MKTKFDIENIAINALKLEAEAITDLTKKINDEFINAVFAILDIKGRVIITGIGKSAIIAQKIVATMNSTGTPAIFMHAADAIHGDLGMIQKDDIVIAISKSGNTPEIKVLVPLLKNSGAKIIAMVGNTKSYLAEHADFILDTTVSREACPLNLAPTTSTTAQLAMGDALAICLLECRSFTDNDFAKYHPGGALGKRLYLKVEDLASQNQKPQVSPDSSIKEVLIEITKNRLGAVAVVNNGNIAGVITDGDIRRMLESYQNIDHLTAADIMGKTPKLIHHSELAVHALNMMRNNNITQLLVIREGAYFGIIHLHDLLKEGII from the coding sequence GTGAAAACCAAATTCGATATTGAAAATATTGCCATTAACGCCTTAAAGCTTGAAGCAGAAGCTATAACTGATTTAACTAAAAAAATCAACGACGAATTTATCAATGCTGTCTTTGCCATTCTCGATATTAAAGGGCGAGTAATAATCACCGGAATAGGTAAAAGTGCTATAATAGCACAGAAAATTGTAGCCACCATGAATTCAACAGGAACACCAGCTATTTTCATGCACGCCGCTGACGCCATCCACGGAGACTTAGGAATGATCCAAAAGGATGATATCGTGATTGCTATCTCGAAAAGCGGTAATACCCCTGAAATCAAAGTATTGGTTCCATTATTAAAAAATTCTGGAGCAAAGATAATTGCAATGGTCGGAAATACAAAATCGTACTTAGCAGAACATGCAGATTTTATTTTGGACACTACCGTTTCCCGCGAAGCTTGCCCTTTAAATTTGGCTCCAACAACAAGCACGACAGCTCAGCTCGCGATGGGCGACGCTTTGGCCATCTGCCTACTCGAATGCCGATCTTTTACTGATAATGACTTCGCTAAATATCATCCAGGTGGGGCGTTGGGAAAACGTCTGTACCTCAAAGTCGAAGATTTAGCCAGTCAAAATCAGAAACCACAAGTAAGCCCCGATAGCAGTATAAAGGAGGTACTCATTGAAATTACTAAAAATAGACTAGGGGCTGTAGCCGTTGTAAACAATGGCAACATAGCGGGAGTAATAACCGATGGCGATATCCGCAGAATGTTAGAAAGCTATCAAAATATTGATCATTTGACAGCTGCTGATATTATGGGCAAAACGCCAAAACTCATCCATCATTCGGAACTAGCCGTACATGCATTGAATATGATGCGCAACAATAACATAACTCAGTTGTTAGTGATACGTGAGGGGGCTTATTTCGGGATCATACATCTACATGACCTATTAAAAGAAGGAATCATTTAG
- a CDS encoding mannose-1-phosphate guanylyltransferase — MNNNYVVIMAGGIGSRFWPISRSVYPKQFIDVLGIGRTLIQATYDRFVKLVPKEHIYVVTNDQHIETVRKQLPGIDSSNILGEPIMRNTAPCVAYASHKIYQLNSEAIIIVTPADHLILETQKFNEAIQKSLTKACENDWLITLGVLPTRPDTGYGYIQYIGERTDFKKVKTFTEKPNIELAEIFIKSGDFLWNAGVFIWSAQAIIKAFERYQPEMNDLFKEGDEELYNTSLEKAFINTAYLRCINISIDFAVMEKANNVYVLPVDFGWSDLGTWASVYEHTPKDAYLNAIQTTNKVLLKNSSNCIVNVPNEKLVVLSGLDNYVIIDSNDTLLICPRDEEQQVKKIISEVKSKYGKKYI; from the coding sequence ATGAATAACAATTATGTAGTTATAATGGCAGGAGGAATTGGCAGTAGATTTTGGCCTATAAGTCGTTCCGTCTACCCTAAACAATTCATTGACGTATTAGGTATCGGAAGAACGTTAATTCAAGCAACCTATGATCGATTCGTTAAGCTTGTTCCTAAAGAGCATATTTACGTTGTAACAAATGACCAGCATATTGAAACGGTACGAAAACAGCTACCGGGCATCGACTCCTCGAATATTTTGGGCGAACCAATCATGCGCAACACTGCTCCCTGTGTGGCCTACGCAAGTCATAAAATTTATCAGTTAAATAGTGAAGCAATTATTATAGTTACACCCGCAGATCATCTCATACTCGAAACACAAAAATTCAATGAAGCTATTCAGAAATCTTTAACGAAAGCCTGCGAAAATGATTGGTTGATTACCTTGGGCGTGTTACCAACGAGGCCTGACACTGGATATGGCTATATTCAATATATCGGTGAAAGAACAGATTTTAAGAAAGTCAAAACTTTTACTGAAAAGCCAAATATTGAACTTGCGGAAATATTTATTAAGAGTGGTGATTTTTTGTGGAATGCGGGTGTTTTTATTTGGTCTGCTCAAGCGATAATAAAAGCCTTTGAACGGTACCAGCCCGAAATGAATGATCTTTTCAAAGAGGGTGATGAAGAACTTTACAATACATCTTTAGAAAAAGCTTTTATAAACACTGCATATCTGCGTTGTATAAACATATCCATTGATTTTGCAGTAATGGAAAAAGCAAACAATGTATATGTATTACCTGTCGATTTTGGATGGTCTGATCTGGGCACCTGGGCTTCTGTTTATGAGCATACACCGAAAGACGCTTATCTTAATGCCATCCAAACAACCAATAAAGTGCTGTTAAAGAATTCGTCAAATTGCATCGTGAACGTACCAAACGAAAAATTAGTGGTCTTAAGTGGGCTCGACAATTACGTTATTATCGATTCAAATGATACACTACTCATATGTCCAAGAGATGAAGAGCAACAAGTGAAAAAAATTATATCTGAAGTTAAATCGAAGTATGGGAAAAAGTATATTTAA
- a CDS encoding lipopolysaccharide assembly protein LapB → MKIKSILLATLLLSSTAAFAQKGELNKAKNKYNSYATLTGGAVENLPELALKELGEAKEAIDKASEHDKTKDLPDTWTYLALINSEYAVINQKAEKQPEAEASYKTAGEAFTKAKSLSEGEDDEELQGNLERTGSLLANYEIGNGVKAFETNDFEAAYTAFNNGLTYMPGDSILTLYAGIAAQNSEKYDEAIDKFKELIPESSDAYLNLSDAYLRKGDTTAALQYIDEAAENFPDSAKIVNQKIVLNISTGKSENVISDIEAQMAADPSNADLPFYLGYAYESTKQPDKALEAYKKGIEAKDDDARNYGAAAAVILNQARDIYNEASGIPTNQEDEYNAKLKEAYDLADTAIPYLEKATELAPEERAGWENFRFYYQLKGEDEKAKEVTEKLNSL, encoded by the coding sequence ATGAAAATCAAATCAATTTTATTAGCTACACTGTTATTAAGCTCAACTGCTGCTTTTGCGCAAAAAGGCGAGCTGAATAAGGCAAAGAATAAATATAATTCTTATGCCACACTAACGGGTGGAGCGGTAGAAAATTTGCCGGAATTGGCCTTAAAGGAGCTAGGGGAAGCTAAAGAGGCGATTGATAAAGCTTCAGAACATGATAAAACAAAAGATCTTCCAGATACTTGGACATATTTAGCGTTAATCAATTCTGAATACGCAGTTATCAATCAGAAAGCCGAAAAACAGCCTGAGGCAGAGGCTTCTTACAAAACTGCTGGAGAGGCCTTCACCAAAGCTAAAAGTTTGAGTGAAGGGGAAGACGATGAAGAATTACAAGGTAATTTGGAACGTACAGGTAGTTTGCTGGCAAACTATGAAATAGGTAATGGTGTGAAAGCATTTGAAACTAATGATTTCGAGGCCGCATATACTGCCTTTAATAATGGTTTGACGTATATGCCAGGTGATTCAATATTAACGCTTTATGCTGGAATTGCTGCTCAAAATAGTGAAAAATACGATGAGGCTATTGATAAGTTTAAAGAGCTAATTCCAGAAAGTTCCGATGCGTATTTGAATTTATCCGATGCCTATTTGAGAAAAGGTGATACAACTGCTGCATTACAGTATATTGATGAAGCGGCGGAGAATTTTCCGGATAGCGCCAAAATTGTTAATCAAAAAATTGTCTTGAATATCTCAACTGGTAAAAGTGAGAATGTAATTAGCGACATTGAAGCACAAATGGCGGCAGATCCAAGTAACGCAGATTTACCATTCTACTTGGGTTATGCTTATGAGTCTACTAAGCAGCCTGATAAAGCGCTGGAGGCTTACAAGAAAGGCATCGAAGCTAAAGATGATGATGCCCGTAACTATGGAGCAGCGGCAGCTGTTATATTGAATCAAGCGAGAGATATTTACAATGAGGCGAGTGGTATCCCTACTAATCAAGAGGACGAGTACAATGCTAAACTCAAAGAAGCTTATGATTTAGCAGATACTGCCATACCTTATTTGGAAAAAGCTACAGAATTAGCTCCTGAAGAGCGTGCTGGTTGGGAAAATTTCCGCTTTTATTATCAGCTGAAAGGCGAGGACGAAAAAGCGAAAGAAGTTACTGAGAAATTAAATAGCTTATAG